The Parabacteroides sp. AD58 genome includes a window with the following:
- a CDS encoding helix-turn-helix domain-containing protein, whose amino-acid sequence MKESNYEQEKFRKNQEREIFRLVKQDNVSIQEVVQQYGVSRSSIYRIIATFERENPLEAELMKKQGKDVTPEDYKKLLEELSSLKKALAEERLRADFYQEMVAYGEEVYGIKLKKAGTK is encoded by the coding sequence ATGAAAGAAAGCAATTATGAACAAGAGAAGTTTCGGAAGAATCAGGAAAGAGAGATTTTCCGTTTGGTAAAGCAAGACAACGTCTCCATCCAGGAAGTGGTTCAACAATATGGAGTAAGTCGTTCGAGCATTTATCGAATAATAGCTACCTTTGAACGAGAAAATCCTCTAGAAGCAGAACTCATGAAAAAGCAAGGAAAAGACGTGACGCCGGAAGACTACAAGAAGCTCCTCGAAGAGTTGTCGTCACTGAAGAAAGCATTGGCCGAAGAGCGTTTGCGCGCAGATTTCTACCAAGAGATGGTCGCCTATGGCGAGGAAGTGTATGGCATAAAGCTAAAAAAAGCTGGCACCAAGTAG
- a CDS encoding DUF4294 domain-containing protein, with amino-acid sequence MNTLPEGYHRAYVEGNDTIAIFNLREVYIFPPVKFRNKREEAKYWKLVRDVKKTLPYAKMVYETLIETYEYIETLPTEKERQEHLKRMEKELFAQYKPELKKMTLSQGKLLIKLIDRECNQTSYHLVKAFLGSFRAGFWNLFAGMFGASLKTEYDPKGKDALTERIVVLVESGAL; translated from the coding sequence ATGAATACCTTGCCCGAAGGATATCACCGAGCGTATGTAGAAGGAAATGATACGATTGCCATTTTCAATCTGCGTGAAGTCTATATCTTTCCGCCAGTAAAGTTCCGCAACAAACGGGAAGAAGCGAAGTATTGGAAACTGGTACGTGATGTGAAGAAAACACTTCCATACGCTAAAATGGTATATGAAACCCTGATAGAAACATACGAATATATCGAAACCCTGCCGACGGAGAAAGAACGACAGGAACATCTTAAGCGGATGGAAAAGGAATTGTTTGCCCAATATAAGCCGGAATTGAAGAAGATGACGCTTTCGCAGGGTAAACTGTTGATTAAGTTGATCGACCGGGAGTGCAACCAGACCAGTTATCATCTGGTAAAAGCGTTCCTGGGAAGCTTCCGTGCCGGCTTCTGGAACCTGTTTGCCGGTATGTTTGGCGCCAGCCTGAAAACAGAATACGATCCGAAAGGTAAAGATGCCTTGACCGAACGGATCGTTGTCCTGGTAGAAAGTGGGGCGTTATAA
- a CDS encoding RNA methyltransferase yields MRKLKVTELNRLTPEAFKNSEKIPLIVVLDHVRSLNNVGSVFRTSDAFRVESIYLCGITACPPHAEIHKTALGAEDSVDWKYFKDTLEAVDNLKQQGYTVCAIEQAEGSTMLDKLVLDKTKKYAIVMGNEVKGVQQSVVDNCDLCIEIPQYGTKHSLNVSVTTGIVIWEFFNQLGL; encoded by the coding sequence ATGCGTAAATTAAAGGTAACAGAATTGAACAGGCTGACACCGGAAGCCTTCAAGAATAGTGAGAAAATTCCTCTGATCGTGGTACTTGATCATGTGAGAAGCCTGAATAATGTGGGTTCGGTATTCCGTACTTCCGACGCATTTCGGGTAGAATCTATTTATCTGTGTGGTATCACGGCATGTCCGCCCCATGCAGAAATCCATAAGACGGCTTTGGGAGCGGAAGATTCGGTGGACTGGAAGTATTTCAAAGATACGCTGGAAGCTGTTGATAACTTAAAGCAACAGGGTTATACAGTCTGTGCCATCGAACAGGCCGAAGGCAGTACCATGCTGGATAAACTGGTGTTAGACAAGACGAAAAAGTATGCGATCGTCATGGGAAACGAAGTAAAAGGCGTTCAACAGTCGGTCGTTGATAATTGTGACTTATGTATTGAAATTCCCCAATACGGAACGAAACATTCCCTCAATGTATCGGTGACGACCGGTATTGTCATTTGGGAGTTTTTCAATCAGCTGGGCTTATAA
- a CDS encoding helix-hairpin-helix domain-containing protein yields MKKQLIILLITVFISGYNAYSQESISVDKWKEYIEELAEESANESQLEALYTELSYLSEHPMDLNQVTAEQLSRLPFLTDRQIGQLVAYREKYGEMVSIYELKGVNGLDYQTIQLLLPFVYVGEKTVDKRPLIVKNLLKYGNNELQIRYDRCLQQKKGYGSYPDSVLARYPNRKYLGEPFYTSLRYAYEFDDYLQAGLVAEKDAGEPFWTGKQKGYDYYSFHALIKEQGVLKTFVLGDYKVSFGQGLVISNDFSPSRSALVAQAERRNNGFRRHFSTNEQDFFRGSGLTLTWKAWDANFFYSYRKLDAAVENDTFPTIKTDGLHRLQRDWEKRHTVTMHTFGGNVRWAHPNYHLGITAVYYTFGGKTMYPQEQLYNRFAFRGEKNINMSVDYMWKNRWGKLYGETAVSANKAIATLNALQLTPASYFSLLVLHRYYDRRYQAFFGNAFAQNSTVQNEHGIYLGCQWTPFGHWKLSWYADFYRFPWLKYQIDFPSTGKEYLFQLDYTPSQHFSSYLRYKGKEKDEGSRQHRFRWQATYVLGDSWKLRTSADGIVSANTEESSKGYMISQSAGWKPVKYPLQLDTYFAWFSTDNYATRISSYEKNILYAFYMPSFYGKGLRAAISFRWDLKRRFTVSAKFAHTWYTDRDRIGTDTEEIEGQGKTDLNVLLRWKF; encoded by the coding sequence ATGAAAAAGCAGTTGATAATTCTTTTGATAACCGTGTTTATAAGTGGTTATAATGCTTATTCCCAGGAATCTATTTCTGTTGATAAGTGGAAAGAATATATAGAAGAATTAGCTGAAGAATCAGCAAACGAGAGTCAGTTGGAAGCTCTTTATACCGAACTCTCCTACTTGTCGGAACATCCGATGGATTTGAATCAGGTTACGGCGGAACAACTTTCTCGTTTGCCGTTCCTGACAGACCGACAGATCGGACAGCTGGTTGCCTATCGAGAGAAATATGGAGAAATGGTTTCTATCTATGAATTGAAAGGTGTCAATGGTTTGGATTATCAGACCATCCAGTTGCTTTTGCCCTTTGTTTATGTTGGTGAAAAAACGGTTGATAAGCGGCCTCTTATAGTGAAAAACCTGTTGAAATATGGAAATAATGAATTGCAAATCAGGTACGACCGCTGTTTACAACAAAAGAAAGGATATGGTTCATATCCGGATTCTGTTTTAGCCCGTTATCCGAATCGGAAATACCTGGGCGAACCGTTCTATACTTCCTTGCGGTATGCCTATGAATTTGACGATTATTTACAGGCTGGTCTGGTGGCCGAGAAAGATGCCGGCGAACCTTTCTGGACAGGAAAGCAGAAAGGATATGATTATTATTCCTTCCATGCGTTGATAAAAGAACAAGGGGTGTTGAAAACCTTTGTATTGGGAGATTATAAGGTTTCTTTCGGACAAGGGCTGGTTATCAGTAACGATTTCTCGCCAAGTCGTTCGGCTTTGGTAGCACAGGCCGAACGAAGGAACAATGGTTTCAGACGACATTTCTCAACCAACGAACAGGATTTCTTCCGGGGAAGCGGATTAACGCTTACTTGGAAGGCTTGGGATGCTAACTTCTTTTATTCGTATCGGAAACTGGATGCTGCGGTAGAGAATGATACCTTTCCAACCATCAAGACAGACGGCTTGCATCGTTTACAACGGGATTGGGAAAAAAGGCATACGGTCACGATGCATACGTTTGGTGGAAACGTCCGCTGGGCACATCCGAATTATCATTTGGGTATAACGGCCGTATATTATACGTTCGGTGGAAAGACCATGTATCCACAAGAGCAATTATATAATCGGTTTGCTTTCCGTGGAGAAAAGAATATCAACATGAGTGTGGATTATATGTGGAAAAACCGGTGGGGAAAACTATATGGCGAAACGGCTGTCTCTGCCAATAAAGCCATTGCTACACTGAATGCTTTGCAACTGACACCGGCTTCTTATTTCTCATTGCTGGTGTTGCATCGGTATTATGACCGCCGTTACCAGGCTTTCTTTGGAAATGCGTTTGCACAGAACAGCACGGTGCAGAACGAACATGGAATCTATTTGGGTTGCCAATGGACACCTTTCGGACATTGGAAGCTGTCTTGGTATGCCGATTTCTATCGTTTTCCTTGGTTGAAATACCAGATCGATTTTCCTTCGACCGGGAAAGAGTATTTGTTTCAATTGGATTATACACCGAGTCAACATTTCTCCTCTTATCTTCGTTATAAAGGAAAGGAGAAGGATGAAGGGAGCAGGCAACATCGGTTTCGCTGGCAGGCGACTTATGTATTAGGTGATTCCTGGAAATTACGAACGTCGGCAGATGGTATTGTCTCGGCAAATACGGAAGAATCCAGTAAGGGTTATATGATTTCCCAAAGTGCCGGCTGGAAACCAGTGAAATATCCGTTGCAGTTGGATACTTACTTCGCCTGGTTTTCAACCGACAATTATGCGACACGCATCAGTTCGTATGAAAAGAATATCCTATATGCTTTTTACATGCCTTCGTTTTATGGAAAAGGACTTCGGGCAGCCATCTCTTTCCGTTGGGATCTGAAAAGAAGGTTCACTGTATCTGCCAAGTTCGCTCATACCTGGTACACAGATCGAGACCGGATTGGAACAGATACGGAGGAAATTGAAGGACAAGGCAAAACCGATTTGAACGTATTGCTTCGCTGGAAGTTCTGA
- a CDS encoding S41 family peptidase yields MKRIALLFLGIAAACFSAVAQKPDMDARKLQMALYAITNLYVDPTDESKLVEDAITGMLEKLDPHSTYTDPEETKEMTEPLEGNFDGIGIQFNVLTDTVYVIQVIPGGPSEKVGLVAGDRIVQVNDTVIAGVKMKTTDIMKRLRGPKGSEVRVKVKRSGEPELLDFTIVRGKIPVHSIDAVYMADKSIGYIKLNRFAASSTQEFKEALKTLDKKGMKKLILDLEGNGGGYLNVAIELADEFLSRGKQIVYTQGSKQKRQDAISTLQGSFESGDLVILVDESSASASEILSGAVQDWDRGVIVGRRTFGKGLVQRPLPLPDGSMIRLTVARYYTPTGRCIQKPYEKGKGEDYAHDLIDRYNRGELMSADSIHFPDSMKYSTLANGRTVYGGGGIMPDVFIPMDTTRYSDYHRDIVAKGLVNRVAMNYLDRHREELGKTYKKPHVYKEKFVVTDEIMNELKKMADEAKITFKEEEYNRSLPLIQLQIKSLIARDLFDMTEYFHIINDVNNSYQEALRILNDEERYHKILGVKQ; encoded by the coding sequence ATGAAGCGAATAGCGTTATTGTTCCTTGGAATTGCAGCAGCATGTTTTTCGGCTGTTGCACAGAAACCGGATATGGATGCCCGGAAGTTACAGATGGCTCTATATGCGATCACCAACTTGTATGTGGATCCGACTGATGAAAGTAAGCTGGTGGAAGATGCCATTACAGGTATGTTGGAAAAACTGGATCCTCATTCTACGTATACCGATCCTGAAGAAACAAAAGAGATGACAGAACCGTTGGAAGGTAATTTCGACGGAATCGGTATTCAGTTTAATGTTTTGACAGATACGGTGTATGTAATTCAGGTTATACCTGGCGGTCCGTCGGAAAAAGTAGGTTTGGTTGCCGGTGACCGGATTGTACAGGTAAACGACACGGTGATTGCCGGCGTGAAGATGAAAACCACCGATATCATGAAACGTCTGCGCGGACCAAAAGGATCGGAAGTCCGTGTAAAAGTAAAGCGTAGTGGAGAACCGGAACTGTTGGACTTTACCATTGTTCGAGGAAAAATACCGGTGCATAGCATCGATGCCGTTTATATGGCAGACAAGTCGATTGGATATATCAAACTGAACCGTTTTGCCGCTTCTTCTACCCAGGAATTTAAAGAAGCCTTGAAGACACTTGATAAGAAAGGAATGAAGAAGTTAATTCTTGATCTGGAAGGTAATGGCGGAGGTTATTTGAATGTAGCCATCGAACTGGCGGATGAATTTCTGTCACGAGGAAAACAGATTGTATATACACAAGGATCCAAACAGAAAAGACAAGATGCCATTTCTACCTTACAAGGTTCTTTCGAATCCGGAGATTTGGTTATTCTGGTGGATGAATCATCTGCCAGTGCCAGTGAAATCCTTTCAGGAGCCGTACAAGATTGGGATCGGGGTGTGATTGTTGGTCGTCGTACCTTTGGCAAAGGATTAGTTCAGCGTCCGTTACCGCTTCCCGATGGTTCAATGATTCGTCTGACAGTAGCCCGTTATTATACGCCTACCGGACGTTGTATCCAGAAACCATACGAAAAGGGGAAAGGTGAGGATTACGCCCATGACCTGATTGACCGTTATAATCGGGGAGAACTGATGAGCGCAGACAGTATCCATTTCCCGGATTCGATGAAATACAGTACGTTGGCTAATGGTCGTACAGTTTATGGTGGCGGTGGTATTATGCCGGATGTATTCATTCCGATGGATACGACACGTTATTCAGATTATCATCGTGACATTGTGGCAAAAGGTTTAGTAAACCGGGTAGCCATGAATTATCTGGACCGGCATCGGGAAGAGTTGGGTAAAACATATAAAAAACCGCATGTCTATAAGGAAAAGTTCGTTGTGACAGATGAAATCATGAATGAACTGAAAAAGATGGCTGATGAGGCAAAGATAACTTTCAAGGAAGAAGAATATAATCGTTCGCTGCCTCTGATCCAATTACAGATCAAATCCCTGATAGCACGTGATCTGTTTGACATGACGGAGTATTTTCATATTATCAATGATGTAAATAACAGTTATCAGGAAGCATTACGTATCCTGAATGATGAAGAAAGGTATCACAAAATATTAGGAGTTAAACAATAA
- a CDS encoding GNAT family N-acetyltransferase has protein sequence MSVIIREVTTKKELKKFVKFNIDLYRGNPYHVPGLIEEEMMTLDPKRNPAFEVCDSISFLAYRNDQVVGRITGIINRGSNETWGQKRARFGFVDFIDDQEVVDALFKAVEDWARQKGMEELQGPMGFTDMDHEGMLIEGFDQIGTIATIYNFPYYPQHMERMGFVKDQDWHEFKIFVPREGIPEKHQRIGEIVKKKYGLKIMKFKNAKEIMPYAHKVFNTLNEAYAPLYGFSKLTQKQIDYYINMYIPMLRYDLVTVIVREEDDEVVGFGISLPNLSHAMKKANGHLFPFGWIHLLKALKTKPKVVDLYLMGVLPEYQSKGVNALLFNDLIPIYNKLGVEYAESNPELESNNAVQAQWDYFKREHHKTRRAFIKKIG, from the coding sequence ATGAGCGTAATAATAAGAGAAGTAACGACAAAGAAAGAACTTAAGAAGTTTGTTAAGTTCAATATCGACTTGTATAGAGGAAACCCTTATCATGTACCCGGATTGATTGAGGAAGAAATGATGACTCTCGACCCGAAACGAAACCCGGCTTTCGAGGTTTGTGATTCCATCAGTTTTCTGGCTTATCGGAATGATCAGGTAGTCGGACGTATCACCGGAATAATCAACCGGGGAAGTAATGAAACCTGGGGACAGAAACGCGCCCGCTTCGGATTCGTTGATTTTATCGACGACCAGGAAGTGGTTGATGCCCTTTTCAAAGCGGTGGAAGACTGGGCCCGGCAGAAGGGAATGGAAGAGTTGCAAGGGCCGATGGGATTTACCGATATGGATCATGAAGGCATGTTGATAGAAGGATTTGACCAGATCGGAACCATTGCGACCATTTATAATTTCCCTTATTATCCGCAACACATGGAGCGTATGGGATTTGTGAAAGACCAGGACTGGCATGAGTTCAAAATCTTCGTTCCGCGTGAAGGCATTCCAGAGAAACATCAGCGGATTGGCGAGATCGTCAAGAAGAAATACGGCTTGAAGATCATGAAATTCAAAAATGCCAAGGAAATCATGCCATATGCACATAAGGTGTTCAATACGCTGAATGAAGCGTATGCTCCGTTGTATGGTTTCTCCAAACTGACACAAAAGCAAATTGACTACTATATCAATATGTATATTCCGATGCTTCGTTATGACCTGGTAACGGTAATTGTCCGGGAAGAAGACGACGAAGTAGTAGGCTTTGGTATTTCTTTGCCGAATCTTTCACATGCGATGAAGAAGGCAAACGGACATCTTTTCCCGTTCGGCTGGATCCATTTGCTGAAAGCCCTGAAGACGAAACCGAAGGTAGTCGATCTGTATCTGATGGGCGTTTTGCCTGAATATCAGAGTAAAGGGGTAAATGCCCTGCTGTTTAATGATTTGATTCCTATCTATAATAAATTAGGAGTTGAATATGCTGAAAGTAATCCGGAATTGGAAAGCAACAATGCTGTTCAGGCACAATGGGATTATTTTAAACGGGAACATCACAAGACCCGTCGCGCATTTATCAAGAAAATAGGATAA
- a CDS encoding radical SAM protein: protein MATILFDKIVYGPVHSRRLGVSLGINLFPKDGKLCTFNCIYCECGYNEDHRTRTPLPKREEVKEQLTKKLDEMRAEGLVPDVITFAGNGEPTIHPDFAGIIEDTIAIRNEHCPSAKVAVLSNSTMLDKEEVFEALCKVDDNIMKLDSVLDSRIRQIDNPNKPGFCFDKLLKNLCRFNGKVIIQTMFLRGEKDGVKVDNTTEEEITGWLEALKAINPNQVMIYTIDRETPLKTLYKVSKEDLDAIAERARKIGFQVSVSY, encoded by the coding sequence ATGGCAACGATTCTTTTTGACAAGATTGTTTATGGTCCGGTACATAGCCGCCGGTTAGGTGTTTCTTTAGGCATTAATCTGTTTCCTAAAGATGGTAAGCTGTGTACATTCAATTGTATTTATTGTGAATGTGGATATAATGAAGATCATCGGACGCGCACGCCACTGCCGAAGCGGGAAGAAGTGAAAGAACAACTGACCAAGAAGCTGGATGAAATGCGGGCAGAAGGACTTGTTCCAGATGTGATTACCTTTGCCGGCAACGGAGAACCAACCATTCATCCGGATTTTGCCGGAATTATAGAAGATACGATCGCCATTCGTAACGAACATTGTCCGTCGGCCAAGGTAGCTGTCTTATCTAATTCTACGATGTTGGATAAGGAAGAAGTCTTTGAAGCCTTATGCAAGGTAGATGATAATATCATGAAACTGGATTCGGTCTTGGATAGCCGCATCCGACAAATAGATAATCCTAACAAACCGGGATTCTGTTTTGATAAGTTGTTGAAAAACCTTTGTCGCTTCAATGGTAAGGTAATTATTCAGACGATGTTTTTACGTGGTGAAAAAGATGGTGTGAAAGTGGACAACACAACCGAAGAGGAAATTACCGGTTGGTTGGAAGCCTTGAAGGCAATAAATCCTAATCAGGTAATGATTTATACGATTGACCGGGAAACTCCGTTAAAGACATTGTACAAGGTTTCTAAAGAAGATTTGGATGCTATTGCTGAACGTGCCCGGAAAATAGGATTCCAGGTTTCGGTTTCTTATTAA
- a CDS encoding IS3 family transposase, translating to MGRRAFARRFLPRDGRLWRGSVWHKAKKSWHQVVRRLHERDRERYKVVPLCRLLGVSKQAYYKHEDKVLQRLMEESFVVEFIKEIRGKDPGIGGNKLWQMYQSRFGSHSVGYNRFYDIIERYGLKVRKRKRRVKTTDSDHEYPVYPNLIKTYIPDRPCQLIVSDITYIPYWTKPETGEYDFCYLSLVTDYYTKEIIGYSVGDTLEARYPLDALNMALAYYKGKDLNGLIHHSDRGVQYACYSYISRLKEHHIKISMTESGNPKDNAVAERVNNTIKNELLLGQSFYGVSEVKSAIRIAVDFYNNERPHLSLDGITPAEASAMRGTIKKRWKSYRELAIQGEMSNAFVSANQVETNSLEASRLQP from the coding sequence ATTGGCCGAAGAGCGTTTGCGCGCAGATTTCTACCAAGAGATGGTCGCCTATGGCGAGGAAGTGTATGGCATAAAGCTAAAAAAAGCTGGCACCAAGTAGTCCGTAGGCTGCATGAAAGGGACAGGGAACGGTATAAGGTCGTTCCCCTGTGCCGTCTGCTTGGTGTGAGTAAACAAGCCTACTATAAGCATGAGGACAAGGTACTGCAACGTCTGATGGAAGAATCTTTCGTTGTGGAGTTTATCAAGGAAATCCGAGGGAAAGATCCGGGCATAGGAGGGAACAAGCTTTGGCAGATGTACCAGAGCCGGTTTGGTTCCCATAGCGTGGGTTATAACCGTTTCTATGACATCATCGAACGTTATGGCCTGAAAGTCCGTAAACGGAAAAGACGCGTCAAGACAACCGATTCCGACCATGAGTATCCAGTCTATCCGAATCTGATTAAGACATACATTCCGGATCGTCCCTGCCAGCTGATAGTCAGCGATATCACCTATATACCTTACTGGACAAAGCCGGAAACGGGCGAGTACGATTTCTGCTATCTTTCTTTAGTAACGGATTACTACACAAAGGAAATCATCGGTTACAGTGTGGGCGACACGCTGGAAGCCCGTTATCCTTTGGACGCATTGAACATGGCCTTGGCCTATTATAAGGGCAAGGATCTTAATGGATTGATCCATCACTCGGACCGTGGTGTCCAATATGCCTGTTACAGTTATATCTCCCGGTTGAAGGAACATCATATAAAGATAAGCATGACCGAAAGCGGCAATCCCAAAGATAATGCCGTGGCGGAACGAGTCAACAATACAATTAAGAATGAACTCCTTTTGGGGCAATCCTTTTACGGCGTATCGGAAGTTAAATCAGCTATAAGGATAGCGGTCGATTTCTATAACAATGAGCGTCCTCATTTGAGTCTGGACGGTATAACTCCTGCTGAAGCCTCCGCAATGAGGGGAACAATAAAGAAACGCTGGAAGAGTTATCGGGAATTAGCCATCCAAGGAGAAATGTCTAATGCCTTCGTTTCTGCCAACCAGGTGGAGACAAACTCTTTGGAGGCTTCGCGCCTCCAGCCGTAA
- the coaD gene encoding pantetheine-phosphate adenylyltransferase: protein MKESGQKQERIALFPGSFDPFTIGHQSLVKRGLALADRIIIAIGINENKQSCFPLEERLKAIRSLFQDDSRIEVITYHTLTTDLAEKTGAQFILRGIRSVIDFEYEKTIADINRTLTGIETVFLLAEPQYAHISSSAVRELLHFGKDVSAFLP, encoded by the coding sequence ATGAAAGAAAGTGGACAGAAACAGGAGAGAATAGCTCTTTTTCCGGGATCGTTTGATCCGTTTACCATAGGACATCAATCATTGGTAAAAAGAGGACTGGCGTTGGCCGACCGGATTATCATTGCTATCGGCATCAACGAAAACAAACAATCCTGTTTTCCGTTGGAAGAAAGATTGAAAGCCATCCGTTCACTTTTTCAAGATGATTCGCGAATAGAAGTAATAACTTATCATACACTAACTACCGACCTGGCAGAAAAGACAGGAGCCCAGTTTATTTTAAGAGGTATTCGTTCTGTCATTGACTTTGAATATGAAAAAACAATAGCCGATATTAATCGGACATTGACCGGCATTGAAACTGTTTTCTTGCTGGCCGAACCGCAATATGCGCATATCAGTTCGAGTGCAGTGCGCGAATTGTTGCATTTTGGAAAAGATGTTTCGGCATTTCTTCCATAA
- a CDS encoding DNA topoisomerase IV subunit B produces MEELKETSQQNTASYDDDDIKTLDWMEHIRRRPGMYIGKLGDGSYADDGIYVLLKEVLDNSIDEYMMGFGKTIEVTISDGTVTVRDYGRGVPLGKVVDVSSKMNTGAKYDSKAFKKSVGLNGVGIKAVNALSSYFLIVSCRDGECKQVEYNKAIITKESDIQPTTEANGTKVVFVPDNTIFKDYQYKDEFVETLLKNYVFLNSGLTILYNGKRFHSKNGLVDLLNENMTTEPLYPIIHLKGEDIEVVITHSNQYGEEYYSFVNGQHTTQGGTHLSAFKEAVGRVIKEYYNKNFDYADIRAGIVAAISIKVEEPVFESQTKTKLGSKDMGPDGPTVSKFINDFIKKELDNYLHKDQETSDILLRKIQESEKERKAIAGVTKLARERAKKANLHNKKLRDCRIHLNDAKGDQKEDTCIFITEGDSASGSITKSRDPNFQAVFSLRGKPLNSYGLTKKIVYENEEFNLLQAALNIEDGLDGLRYNKVIIATDADVDGMHIRLLLITFFLQFFPDLIKQKHVYILQTPLFRVRNKQKTIYCYSEEEKQQAILALGKNPEITRFKGLGEISPDEFRHFIGKDIRLDQVSMKKEDLVKEMLEFYMGKNTMERQNFIIDNLVIEEDLIN; encoded by the coding sequence ATGGAAGAACTGAAAGAAACGTCACAGCAAAATACTGCATCGTATGATGACGACGATATTAAAACCCTCGACTGGATGGAACACATCCGCCGTCGACCGGGTATGTATATCGGTAAATTAGGCGATGGAAGTTATGCTGACGACGGAATTTATGTGTTACTGAAAGAGGTGCTCGACAATTCAATTGACGAATACATGATGGGATTCGGCAAGACAATTGAAGTGACCATCTCCGACGGTACCGTAACAGTTCGCGATTATGGCCGCGGTGTGCCGTTGGGCAAAGTCGTTGATGTCTCCAGCAAAATGAATACCGGTGCTAAATATGACAGCAAGGCCTTCAAGAAATCGGTGGGTCTGAATGGTGTCGGTATTAAGGCTGTCAATGCCCTGAGCAGTTATTTCCTGATTGTCAGTTGCCGTGACGGAGAATGCAAGCAGGTTGAATACAACAAAGCCATCATTACGAAGGAATCTGATATACAACCTACCACCGAAGCCAATGGCACGAAGGTGGTATTCGTACCTGATAATACGATATTCAAGGATTATCAGTATAAAGACGAATTTGTTGAAACCTTGTTGAAGAATTATGTCTTTCTGAACAGCGGACTGACGATTCTGTACAATGGGAAACGCTTTCATTCTAAAAACGGACTGGTGGATTTGCTGAATGAAAACATGACAACCGAGCCACTTTATCCCATCATTCATCTGAAAGGAGAGGATATTGAAGTGGTGATTACCCATAGCAACCAGTACGGAGAAGAATATTATTCGTTCGTAAACGGCCAGCATACGACGCAGGGCGGTACGCATCTGTCGGCTTTTAAGGAAGCTGTCGGACGTGTTATCAAGGAATACTACAACAAGAACTTCGATTATGCCGATATCCGGGCCGGTATTGTGGCGGCCATCAGTATCAAAGTGGAAGAACCTGTCTTCGAGAGTCAGACGAAAACCAAGTTGGGTTCGAAAGATATGGGACCGGATGGGCCGACTGTATCCAAGTTTATCAACGACTTTATCAAGAAGGAACTCGATAATTACCTGCATAAAGACCAGGAAACATCGGATATTCTGCTTCGTAAGATCCAAGAGTCGGAAAAAGAACGCAAGGCTATAGCAGGAGTAACCAAACTGGCGCGTGAACGTGCCAAGAAAGCCAATTTGCATAATAAGAAACTCCGCGATTGCCGGATTCATCTGAACGACGCGAAAGGTGACCAGAAAGAAGATACATGTATCTTTATTACCGAGGGTGATTCGGCCAGCGGATCCATCACTAAAAGTCGGGATCCGAATTTCCAGGCTGTATTCAGTCTGCGTGGAAAACCGTTGAACAGTTACGGACTGACGAAGAAGATCGTTTATGAAAACGAAGAGTTCAACTTGCTTCAGGCCGCATTGAACATTGAAGACGGTTTGGACGGTCTGCGTTATAACAAGGTAATAATCGCAACCGATGCGGATGTCGACGGAATGCACATCCGTTTGTTGCTGATTACATTCTTTCTTCAGTTTTTCCCGGATCTGATTAAGCAGAAACATGTTTATATTCTGCAGACACCTCTTTTCCGAGTCCGGAACAAGCAGAAGACCATTTATTGTTACAGCGAAGAAGAGAAGCAACAGGCTATCCTGGCCTTGGGAAAGAATCCAGAGATAACCCGATTCAAAGGATTGGGAGAAATTTCACCGGATGAGTTCCGTCATTTTATCGGAAAAGACATCCGCCTGGATCAGGTATCGATGAAAAAGGAAGACCTGGTGAAGGAAATGCTGGAATTCTATATGGGAAAGAATACGATGGAACGCCAGAATTTCATCATTGACAATTTGGTAATTGAAGAAGATTTGATCAACTGA